Proteins found in one Pseudomonas frederiksbergensis genomic segment:
- a CDS encoding 5-carboxymethyl-2-hydroxymuconate Delta-isomerase, which yields MPHLVLLYTPELEQQADMTGLCRVLADTMLAQRDENAKAVFPTGGTRVLAYPAAHCAVADGQGDYTFLYANLRMGADRSAAVHKTVGDNLLAVLCDRLGALVAQHPMGITLQIDEAPGQVYDGKHSSLHPLFNKTS from the coding sequence ATGCCTCATCTGGTACTGCTCTACACCCCCGAACTGGAACAGCAGGCCGATATGACCGGCCTGTGCCGCGTCCTGGCCGACACCATGCTGGCGCAGCGCGACGAAAACGCTAAAGCGGTGTTCCCCACCGGCGGTACTCGCGTCCTCGCCTACCCTGCCGCGCACTGCGCCGTGGCCGATGGCCAGGGCGATTACACCTTTCTCTACGCCAACCTGCGCATGGGCGCGGACCGCAGCGCCGCCGTGCACAAGACCGTGGGCGACAACCTGCTGGCGGTCCTGTGCGACAGGCTCGGCGCACTGGTTGCGCAGCACCCGATGGGCATCACCCTACAAATCGATGAAGCCCCCGGCCAGGTCTACGATGGTAAACACAGCAGCCTGCACCCCCTCTTCAACAAGACTTCCTGA
- the hpaH gene encoding 2-oxo-hept-4-ene-1,7-dioate hydratase, which translates to MLDAAFIQQAATRLDAAERSRTQVRQFSLDYPQITLEDAYAIQRAWVAQKIKDGRKLVGHKIGLTSRAMQVSSNISEPDYGALLDDMFFDEGTDIPFERFIVPRVEVELAFILSKPLKGPNVTVFDVLDATEWVIPALEIIDARIQQVDPQTQASRKVFDTISDNAANAGVVMGGRAVRPSEIDLRKVPAVLYRNGVIEESGVSAAVLNHPAKGVAWLANKLAPYSVTLEPGQIILGGSFTRPVAANPGDTFHVDYDMLGSIACRFV; encoded by the coding sequence ATGCTTGACGCCGCTTTTATCCAACAGGCCGCTACCCGCCTCGACGCCGCCGAGCGCTCGCGGACACAGGTGCGCCAGTTCTCCCTCGATTACCCGCAAATCACCCTCGAGGACGCCTACGCCATCCAGCGCGCCTGGGTCGCCCAGAAAATCAAGGATGGGCGCAAGCTGGTCGGCCACAAGATCGGCCTGACTTCGCGCGCCATGCAGGTCTCGTCCAATATCAGCGAGCCGGACTACGGCGCGCTGCTCGACGACATGTTTTTCGACGAAGGCACCGATATTCCCTTCGAGCGCTTTATCGTGCCGCGCGTGGAAGTCGAACTGGCGTTTATCCTCAGCAAGCCGCTCAAGGGCCCGAATGTCACGGTCTTCGACGTGCTTGATGCCACCGAATGGGTGATCCCGGCGCTGGAAATCATCGACGCGCGCATCCAGCAGGTCGACCCACAGACCCAGGCCTCCCGCAAGGTCTTCGACACCATTTCCGACAACGCCGCCAATGCCGGCGTGGTCATGGGCGGGCGCGCCGTAAGGCCGAGCGAAATCGACTTGCGCAAGGTCCCGGCGGTGCTCTACCGCAATGGCGTGATCGAGGAATCCGGCGTTTCCGCCGCCGTCCTCAACCATCCGGCCAAAGGCGTGGCCTGGCTGGCCAACAAACTGGCGCCCTACAGCGTCACCCTGGAGCCGGGCCAGATCATCCTGGGCGGCTCGTTTACCCGTCCGGTCGCGGCCAACCCCGGCGACACCTTCCACGTCGACTACGACATGCTCGGCAGCATCGCCTGCCGCTTTGTCTAA
- the hpaA gene encoding 4-hydroxyphenylacetate catabolism regulatory protein HpaA — translation MVVQPAIPNIHIGQAYGQRYADAEVHYDALGNLADFFGRDMHVHRHDRFFQLHYVKSGTVRVYLDDQYYLQEGPMFFLTPPTIAHAFVTDAQSDGHVLTVSQQLVWPLLEDSVGLAGGARIAPICVAVGDLDGVYAGEVQRLTLLLDQLRSEFAANHPGRVISLEALTRLILISVLRLSAPSLSAQPSRSEDLQIFQRFSMQIEAHYLEHLPLSRYAQLLGVAEARLNHVCRRIAGRPSKRLVFERLMQEAKRLLLFTGSTVNEICYLLGFKDPAYFSRFFSRHAGVTPGEYRLRSRVGPES, via the coding sequence ATGGTGGTACAGCCGGCAATTCCCAACATCCATATCGGTCAGGCCTATGGCCAGCGCTATGCCGATGCCGAGGTGCATTACGATGCCTTGGGCAACCTGGCGGATTTTTTCGGCCGCGATATGCATGTGCATCGCCATGACCGGTTTTTCCAGCTGCACTACGTCAAGAGCGGTACGGTGCGGGTGTACCTGGATGACCAGTATTACCTGCAGGAAGGGCCGATGTTCTTCCTTACGCCGCCGACCATTGCCCATGCCTTTGTCACCGATGCGCAAAGTGACGGCCATGTACTGACGGTTAGCCAGCAACTGGTTTGGCCCTTGCTGGAAGACAGTGTGGGGTTGGCCGGTGGCGCGCGTATTGCGCCGATCTGCGTCGCGGTCGGTGATCTCGATGGGGTTTATGCCGGCGAAGTGCAGCGTCTGACCCTGTTGCTCGATCAACTGCGCAGCGAATTTGCGGCTAATCACCCGGGGCGGGTCATCAGTCTGGAGGCGCTGACGCGGCTGATTCTGATCAGTGTGTTGCGTTTGTCGGCACCTTCGTTGTCCGCGCAGCCGTCACGCAGCGAGGATCTGCAGATCTTCCAGCGCTTTAGCATGCAGATCGAGGCGCACTACCTTGAGCACTTGCCCCTGAGCCGTTATGCGCAATTGCTGGGGGTGGCCGAGGCGCGACTGAACCATGTCTGTCGGCGCATCGCCGGCAGGCCTTCCAAGCGCCTGGTGTTCGAGCGGTTGATGCAGGAGGCCAAGCGCCTGCTGCTGTTCACGGGGAGTACGGTGAACGAGATCTGCTACTTGCTGGGCTTCAAGGATCCGGCCTATTTCAGCCGGTTTTTCAGTCGACATGCCGGCGTGACGCCGGGTGAGTATCGGCTACGCAGCCGTGTCGGCCCTGAAAGCTGA
- a CDS encoding fumarylacetoacetate hydrolase family protein has protein sequence MRRAASEIATGSLFGIALNYQGLLQSRLAEFDQTPYQKPPVKPVLFIKTPNTRNGDGQPVVAPTGERLQPGPALGVVIGKDASRVSVEQAFEHVAGYVIVNEFSLPEDSYYRPAVKAKCRDGFCSISTQVVGVDEIAAPHNLTLTLLVNGKVRQENTTANFVRSIGQLIAELSEFMTLHAGDILITGTPEGRVDVQPGDQVVVEISGLGRLSNTVVAQ, from the coding sequence ATGCGTCGCGCCGCTAGTGAAATCGCCACAGGCAGCCTGTTCGGCATTGCCTTGAACTACCAAGGCCTGCTGCAAAGCCGTTTGGCCGAATTCGACCAAACGCCCTACCAGAAACCACCGGTCAAGCCGGTGCTGTTTATCAAGACCCCAAACACCCGCAACGGCGATGGCCAGCCGGTAGTCGCGCCGACCGGCGAGCGCTTGCAGCCCGGCCCCGCCCTGGGCGTGGTGATCGGCAAGGACGCCAGCCGCGTCAGCGTCGAGCAGGCTTTTGAGCATGTGGCCGGCTACGTGATCGTCAATGAATTCAGCCTGCCGGAAGACAGCTACTACCGCCCTGCGGTCAAGGCCAAGTGCCGTGACGGTTTCTGCTCAATCAGCACGCAAGTGGTTGGGGTCGACGAAATCGCCGCCCCCCACAACCTGACCCTGACGCTGCTGGTCAACGGCAAAGTCCGTCAGGAAAACACCACCGCTAATTTCGTGCGCAGCATCGGCCAGTTGATCGCCGAGCTCAGTGAATTCATGACCCTTCATGCCGGCGACATTTTGATTACCGGCACACCGGAAGGCCGCGTCGACGTGCAGCCGGGCGACCAGGTAGTCGTCGAAATCAGCGGCCTGGGCCGCCTGTCCAACACCGTCGTGGCGCAGTAA
- a CDS encoding OprD family porin — MIRISRSTLALACLFGTTCGFSHMANAYFISDTKASIEARNMYMNRDFRQNNAPQNKAEEWAQGFTARIESGFTEGTIGFGLDAIAETAIKLDSSRDRRGTGLLAYGADSLEPEDNYSELGIAAKLRLSKTVLKVGTLQPQLPVAAYNDTRLLSSTYTGGLVTSQEIDGLTLNAGRLEKINLRDSSSNDEMNYAGVESAHLDLAGGSYAINPALVVSYYYAKMDNIYQQHYAGLVHNAKLAEGVTLKTDLRYFDTGEQGDHRYRSAARVDGGRIDNRFFNGMLTLGVGAHKFGAGYQSLSGDGDFAYPGLDPYSVNLVTINVFTKANTDAWQARYDYDFAALGVPGLAFMTRYVNGRNIETARVSNGREWERDTDLVYTFQSGTVKGLNIRLRNASLRSSNGLTSDIDENRVIIGYTLPML; from the coding sequence ATGATCAGGATTTCACGCTCCACCCTGGCACTGGCCTGCCTGTTCGGCACAACCTGTGGCTTCAGCCACATGGCAAACGCCTACTTCATCAGCGACACCAAGGCCAGTATCGAAGCGCGCAACATGTACATGAACCGCGATTTCCGCCAAAATAACGCACCTCAGAACAAGGCCGAGGAATGGGCGCAGGGCTTTACCGCCCGGATTGAATCGGGGTTCACCGAAGGCACCATCGGCTTCGGCCTGGACGCCATCGCCGAGACGGCCATCAAGCTCGACTCCAGCCGTGATCGGCGCGGCACTGGCCTACTGGCCTATGGCGCCGACAGCCTGGAACCGGAAGACAACTACAGTGAACTGGGCATCGCCGCCAAGCTGCGACTGTCCAAAACTGTGCTCAAGGTCGGGACCTTGCAGCCCCAGTTGCCGGTGGCCGCCTACAACGACACCCGCCTGCTCTCTTCCACCTACACCGGCGGCCTGGTCACCTCCCAGGAAATCGACGGCCTGACCCTCAACGCCGGGCGCCTGGAGAAGATTAACCTGCGCGACTCGTCGAGCAATGACGAGATGAACTACGCCGGCGTGGAAAGCGCCCACCTCGACCTGGCAGGTGGCAGCTACGCCATCAACCCGGCCCTGGTGGTGAGCTACTACTACGCCAAGATGGACAATATCTACCAGCAGCACTACGCCGGGCTGGTGCACAACGCCAAGCTGGCCGAAGGCGTGACGCTGAAGACCGATTTGCGCTACTTCGACACCGGCGAGCAAGGCGACCATCGCTATCGCAGCGCCGCCCGTGTCGACGGCGGCCGGATCGACAACCGCTTCTTCAACGGCATGCTGACCCTGGGCGTGGGTGCCCATAAATTCGGGGCTGGCTACCAGAGCCTGTCCGGCGACGGTGATTTCGCCTACCCGGGCCTGGACCCGTACTCGGTCAACCTGGTGACGATCAACGTCTTCACCAAGGCCAACACCGATGCCTGGCAAGCCCGCTACGACTATGACTTCGCCGCGCTGGGAGTGCCCGGCCTGGCGTTTATGACCCGCTACGTCAACGGTCGCAATATCGAGACCGCCAGGGTCAGCAACGGTCGCGAATGGGAGCGTGACACCGACCTGGTCTACACATTCCAGTCCGGGACCGTCAAAGGCCTGAATATCCGCCTGCGCAATGCCAGCCTGCGCTCCAGCAATGGTCTGACCTCGGACATCGACGAAAACCGCGTCATCATCGGCTACACCTTGCCGATGCTGTAA
- a CDS encoding TRAP transporter substrate-binding protein yields MKTIKITALCLAVVGAGSAQADETVTLKIAHFLPSTSNAQANIIEPWCEQLRQESADRIKCQIYPSMQLGGTPAKLADMARNGVADIVWTAPAYSAGKFPRVEALELPFVLPYGGKAGNAIIWSFYEQYAKEDFKGYKVLVVHGDGGMSLHTRGKAVQALADLKGLKLRASSRTAAKTVESFGSTPVSMPPAQMTEAISKGVVDGALAAWEVVPATKLDEVTQYHSVTPAGQPAFGYTVLAMLMNQKKFDSLPDDLKAIIERNSGKALSERFATAWDKATDAALAATPAAGLVNIDLKAYGEMQAASTMAVEQWVNEANDKGLDGKALVQDVRSLSGLVK; encoded by the coding sequence ATGAAAACAATCAAAATTACTGCCTTGTGTCTGGCCGTGGTGGGCGCCGGATCGGCCCAGGCTGATGAAACCGTTACCCTCAAGATCGCTCACTTCTTGCCTTCGACGTCTAATGCCCAGGCCAACATCATCGAGCCGTGGTGCGAGCAGTTGCGCCAGGAGTCCGCCGATCGCATCAAGTGCCAGATCTATCCGTCGATGCAACTGGGTGGTACTCCGGCCAAGCTGGCAGATATGGCACGCAATGGCGTGGCCGATATCGTTTGGACTGCCCCGGCCTATTCGGCCGGCAAGTTCCCGCGCGTCGAGGCGCTGGAGCTACCATTCGTACTGCCTTACGGCGGCAAGGCGGGTAACGCGATCATCTGGAGTTTCTACGAGCAGTACGCCAAGGAAGACTTCAAGGGCTACAAGGTGCTGGTGGTACACGGTGACGGCGGGATGAGCCTGCACACCCGGGGCAAGGCCGTGCAAGCCCTGGCCGACCTCAAGGGCCTGAAGCTGCGCGCTTCGAGCCGTACCGCAGCGAAAACCGTTGAAAGCTTCGGCTCCACACCGGTGAGCATGCCGCCGGCGCAGATGACCGAAGCGATTTCCAAGGGCGTAGTCGACGGTGCGCTGGCTGCCTGGGAAGTGGTTCCAGCGACCAAGCTCGATGAAGTCACCCAGTACCACAGCGTGACGCCCGCCGGGCAGCCGGCCTTTGGCTACACCGTATTGGCGATGCTGATGAACCAGAAAAAGTTCGACAGCCTGCCAGATGACCTGAAAGCGATCATCGAGCGTAACAGCGGTAAGGCATTGTCCGAGCGCTTCGCGACCGCGTGGGACAAGGCGACCGATGCGGCGCTGGCAGCCACCCCGGCCGCCGGTCTGGTCAATATCGACTTGAAAGCTTACGGCGAGATGCAGGCGGCGTCGACCATGGCCGTGGAGCAGTGGGTCAACGAAGCCAATGACAAGGGGCTCGACGGCAAGGCACTGGTTCAGGACGTTCGCAGCCTGTCCGGTCTTGTGAAGTAA
- the hpaI gene encoding 4-hydroxy-2-oxoheptanedioate aldolase translates to MHMPINTFKQRLKSDPAQIGLWLGLADAYCAELAANAGFDWLLIDGEHAPNDLRGLLGQLQAVAPYASQPVIRPVIGDTALIKQILDIGAQTLLVPMVESAEQARELVRAIHYPPRGVRGVGSALARASRWNSIPGYLDQADEQMCLLVQIENLEGLAKLDEIVAVEGVDGVFIGPADLSASMGHRGNPGHPVVQAAIEDAIVRIHKTGKAAGILSADQTLARRYIELGAKFVAVGVDTTVLMRGLQTLVGAFKDDPGPDSAGGGVY, encoded by the coding sequence ATGCACATGCCCATCAACACCTTCAAGCAACGCCTCAAGTCCGACCCGGCGCAGATCGGCCTGTGGCTGGGCCTGGCCGATGCCTACTGCGCCGAACTGGCGGCCAATGCCGGATTCGACTGGCTGCTGATCGACGGCGAGCATGCGCCCAATGACCTGCGCGGCCTGCTCGGTCAATTGCAGGCCGTGGCGCCCTATGCCTCGCAGCCGGTCATCCGCCCGGTGATCGGTGATACCGCGCTAATCAAGCAGATCCTCGATATCGGTGCCCAGACCCTACTGGTGCCCATGGTCGAAAGCGCCGAACAGGCCCGCGAACTGGTCCGCGCCATCCACTACCCGCCACGCGGCGTACGGGGCGTCGGCAGTGCCCTGGCCCGTGCTTCGCGCTGGAACAGCATCCCCGGCTACCTCGATCAGGCCGATGAACAGATGTGCCTGCTGGTGCAGATCGAGAATCTCGAAGGCCTGGCCAAACTGGATGAAATCGTCGCGGTGGAAGGGGTCGACGGGGTGTTTATCGGCCCGGCCGATCTGAGCGCCTCCATGGGTCATCGCGGCAACCCCGGCCACCCGGTCGTACAAGCGGCCATCGAGGACGCCATTGTGCGGATCCACAAGACCGGCAAGGCCGCCGGGATTCTCAGTGCCGACCAGACACTGGCGCGGCGCTATATCGAACTGGGCGCCAAATTTGTCGCCGTCGGCGTCGACACCACCGTGCTGATGCGCGGCCTGCAGACCCTGGTCGGCGCCTTTAAGGACGACCCCGGTCCCGACAGCGCAGGCGGCGGCGTTTACTGA
- the hpaD gene encoding 3,4-dihydroxyphenylacetate 2,3-dioxygenase, whose product MGTLALAAKVTHVPSMYLSELPGPRQGFRKAAIDGHLEISRRCRELGVDTIVVFDTHWLVNANYHINCAPQFKGLYTSNELPHFISNMEYAFPGNPTLGKILADACNAFGVETMAHDATTLAPEYGTLVPMRYMNADQHFKVVSVSSLCTSHFLNDSARLGWAMRKAVEDHYDGTVAFLASGSLSHRFAQNGQAPEFATKIWSPFLESLDERVIQMWENAEWERFCAMLPEYAAKGHGEGFMHDTAMLLGALGWSKYDGQAEVLTPYFAASGTGQINAVFPVTPQDGSSLPPAQASNPADVAYAGRI is encoded by the coding sequence ATGGGCACACTCGCTCTGGCTGCCAAAGTCACCCACGTTCCATCGATGTACCTGTCCGAACTGCCGGGCCCGCGCCAGGGCTTTCGTAAGGCGGCCATCGACGGCCATCTAGAAATCAGCCGGCGCTGCCGCGAGTTGGGCGTCGACACCATCGTGGTGTTCGACACCCACTGGCTGGTCAACGCCAATTACCACATCAACTGCGCCCCGCAGTTTAAGGGCCTGTACACCAGTAACGAGTTGCCTCACTTCATCAGCAATATGGAGTACGCATTCCCCGGCAACCCGACACTGGGCAAGATTCTCGCCGACGCCTGCAACGCGTTCGGCGTGGAAACCATGGCCCACGACGCCACGACCCTGGCGCCGGAGTATGGCACCCTGGTGCCGATGCGCTATATGAACGCCGACCAGCATTTCAAGGTCGTCTCGGTCTCGTCGCTGTGCACTTCGCACTTTCTCAACGACAGCGCCCGCCTTGGCTGGGCCATGCGCAAGGCGGTGGAAGACCACTACGACGGCACCGTGGCATTTTTGGCCAGCGGCTCGTTGTCCCACCGCTTTGCCCAAAATGGCCAGGCGCCGGAGTTTGCCACCAAGATCTGGAGCCCGTTCCTCGAAAGCCTCGACGAGCGCGTGATCCAGATGTGGGAGAACGCCGAGTGGGAACGGTTCTGCGCGATGCTGCCCGAATACGCGGCCAAGGGCCATGGCGAAGGCTTTATGCACGACACCGCCATGCTGCTCGGCGCCCTGGGCTGGTCGAAGTACGACGGCCAAGCCGAAGTGCTGACACCCTACTTCGCGGCCTCCGGCACCGGGCAAATCAACGCGGTGTTCCCGGTCACGCCCCAGGATGGTTCGAGCCTTCCTCCGGCCCAGGCCTCCAACCCGGCCGACGTCGCGTACGCTGGCCGGATCTGA
- a CDS encoding fumarylacetoacetate hydrolase family protein, which produces MKHARIRYEDQVYTVTVEADNAVRLPDGRLLAESAVKWLPPAEGSMFALGLNYADHAAELSFAPPTEPLAFIKSPGTYTGHNQVTWRPDNIKYMHYECELVAVIGKLARNVKREDALHYLAGYTLCNDYAIRDYLENYYRPNLRVKNRDATTPVGPWIVDVADVPAPSKLTLRTWINGELKQEGTTADMIFDIPYLIEYFSSFMTLQPGDMIATGTPEGLADVVPGDEVVVEVEGVGRLVNRIVSESEFFAARG; this is translated from the coding sequence ATGAAACACGCCCGTATTCGCTACGAAGACCAGGTCTACACCGTCACGGTTGAAGCTGACAACGCCGTGCGCCTACCGGACGGCCGCCTGCTGGCCGAAAGCGCCGTAAAGTGGCTACCGCCTGCCGAAGGCAGCATGTTCGCCCTGGGCCTAAACTACGCCGACCATGCCGCCGAACTGTCCTTCGCCCCACCGACCGAGCCGCTGGCCTTTATCAAATCGCCGGGTACCTACACCGGCCACAACCAGGTCACCTGGCGCCCGGACAATATCAAGTACATGCACTACGAGTGCGAACTGGTGGCCGTGATCGGCAAGCTGGCACGCAACGTCAAGCGCGAAGACGCCCTGCACTACCTGGCCGGCTACACCCTATGCAATGACTACGCGATCCGCGACTACCTGGAAAACTACTACCGGCCCAACCTGCGCGTGAAAAACCGTGACGCCACCACCCCGGTCGGCCCATGGATCGTTGATGTGGCCGATGTGCCGGCCCCGTCCAAGCTGACACTGCGCACCTGGATCAATGGCGAATTGAAACAGGAAGGCACCACTGCCGACATGATCTTTGACATCCCCTACCTGATCGAATACTTCTCCAGCTTCATGACCCTGCAGCCCGGCGACATGATCGCCACCGGCACGCCGGAAGGCCTGGCCGACGTGGTGCCAGGCGATGAAGTGGTGGTGGAAGTGGAAGGCGTTGGCCGCCTGGTCAACCGCATCGTCAGCGAAAGCGAATTCTTTGCCGCACGCGGCTAA
- the hpaE gene encoding 5-carboxymethyl-2-hydroxymuconate semialdehyde dehydrogenase, with protein sequence MIKHWINGREVESKDVFTNYNPATGEAIGEVASGGADEINLAVAAAKEAFPKWANTPAKERAKLMRKLGELIEQNVPHLAELETLDTGLPIHQTKNVLIPRASHNFDFFAEVCTRMDGHSYPVDDQMLNYTLYQPVGVCGLVSPWNVPFMTATWKTAPCLALGNTAVLKMSELSPLTANELGRLAREAGIPPGVLNVVQGYGATAGDALVRHPDVRAISFTGGTATGRKIMQTAGLKKYSMELGGKSPVLIFDDADLDRALDAALFTIFSLNGERCTAGSRIFIQETVYDQFVAEFAARAKRLIVGDPTDPKTQVGSMITQAHYDKVTGYIKIGLEEGATLLAGGLERPANLPAHLAKGQFIQPTVFADVNNSMRIAQEEIFGPVACLIKFKDEAESLRLANDTEYGLASYIWTQDIGKAHRLARGIEAGMVFINSQNVRDLRQPFGGVKGSGTGREGGQYSFEVFAEIKNVCISMGSHHIPRWGV encoded by the coding sequence ATGATCAAGCACTGGATCAATGGTCGGGAAGTCGAGAGCAAGGACGTCTTCACCAACTACAACCCAGCCACCGGCGAAGCCATCGGTGAAGTCGCCAGCGGCGGCGCAGACGAAATCAATCTGGCGGTCGCGGCTGCCAAAGAAGCTTTCCCGAAGTGGGCCAATACCCCAGCCAAGGAGCGCGCCAAGCTGATGCGCAAGCTCGGTGAATTGATCGAGCAGAACGTGCCCCATCTCGCCGAACTGGAAACCCTAGACACCGGCCTGCCGATCCACCAGACCAAGAACGTGCTGATCCCTCGGGCCTCGCACAATTTCGACTTCTTCGCCGAAGTCTGCACTCGCATGGACGGCCACAGCTATCCGGTCGACGACCAGATGCTCAACTACACCCTGTATCAACCCGTCGGCGTGTGCGGCCTGGTGTCGCCGTGGAACGTGCCATTTATGACGGCCACCTGGAAAACCGCGCCCTGCCTGGCCCTGGGCAACACCGCGGTGTTGAAGATGAGCGAACTGTCGCCGCTGACCGCCAATGAACTGGGCCGTTTGGCCCGGGAAGCCGGCATCCCGCCAGGGGTACTCAACGTGGTCCAGGGCTACGGCGCCACCGCCGGTGACGCGCTGGTGCGCCACCCCGATGTGCGGGCCATCTCCTTCACCGGCGGCACGGCCACCGGGCGCAAGATCATGCAGACCGCTGGCCTGAAAAAGTACTCCATGGAACTGGGCGGCAAGTCGCCGGTGCTGATCTTCGACGACGCCGACCTGGACCGGGCCCTTGATGCCGCGCTGTTCACCATCTTTTCCCTGAACGGCGAGCGCTGCACCGCCGGCAGCCGGATCTTTATCCAGGAAACCGTCTACGACCAATTTGTCGCCGAGTTCGCGGCCCGCGCCAAGCGCCTGATTGTCGGCGATCCAACCGACCCGAAAACCCAGGTCGGCTCCATGATCACCCAGGCCCACTACGACAAGGTCACCGGCTATATCAAGATTGGTCTCGAAGAAGGCGCGACCCTGCTTGCCGGCGGCCTGGAACGCCCGGCCAACCTGCCGGCGCACCTGGCCAAGGGGCAGTTTATCCAGCCGACAGTGTTTGCCGACGTCAATAACAGCATGCGCATCGCCCAGGAAGAAATCTTCGGCCCGGTGGCCTGCCTGATCAAGTTCAAGGACGAAGCCGAGTCCCTGCGCCTGGCCAACGACACCGAATACGGCCTGGCTTCCTACATCTGGACCCAGGACATCGGCAAGGCCCACCGTCTGGCCCGTGGCATCGAAGCCGGCATGGTCTTTATCAACAGCCAGAACGTGCGCGACCTGCGCCAGCCATTCGGCGGTGTGAAGGGCTCGGGCACCGGCCGTGAAGGCGGCCAGTACAGCTTCGAAGTGTTCGCCGAAATCAAAAACGTGTGCATTTCCATGGGCAGCCATCACATCCCGCGCTGGGGCGTGTGA
- the hpaR gene encoding homoprotocatechuate degradation operon regulator HpaR — protein sequence MSSPRPSLTLTLLQAREAAMGFFRPSLNQHGLTEQQWRIIRILRQNGELESYQLAEQACILKPSMTGVLSRMERDGLVRRWRSPQDQRRVHVGLTEKGQQCFVSMSEDMESNYQRILEQFGEEKLQQLLGLLEELKQVKL from the coding sequence ATGTCCTCACCTCGTCCCTCACTGACCTTGACCCTGTTGCAAGCGCGCGAAGCGGCCATGGGTTTCTTTCGTCCCTCGCTCAATCAACACGGTCTGACCGAACAGCAGTGGCGGATCATTCGCATCCTGCGCCAGAACGGTGAGTTGGAAAGCTATCAGTTGGCCGAACAGGCCTGCATCCTCAAGCCGAGCATGACTGGCGTACTGTCACGCATGGAGCGCGATGGCCTGGTCCGGCGCTGGCGCTCCCCCCAGGATCAGCGCCGCGTGCATGTGGGGCTGACGGAGAAGGGGCAGCAGTGCTTTGTCTCGATGAGCGAGGATATGGAGAGCAACTATCAACGTATCCTCGAGCAGTTCGGCGAGGAAAAGCTGCAGCAACTGCTGGGCCTGCTCGAAGAGTTGAAGCAGGTCAAGCTCTAG